Proteins from a single region of Chitinibacter bivalviorum:
- a CDS encoding CAP domain-containing protein yields the protein MTEIKRLYSIGVFSFALLLVACGGGSGGNNSSTSGNSSQPPQQSSNNLCTEIPPSTSNAVILKAAAGPSANGFQSTGDNIGDLNQYTNAIRAELSLPALTVEPALNLSAGQHSSYMQLNEILSHDEIPGNIGFTAATPFERIQQVYDPPLSFSGEIASAMSGSGTSASRAIADLFDAPLHRVIMLSEYLAMGSGYAVSSKGVAYSTQDFANYRAGISDFELVAYPYAGATQIRSYWQDSETPDPLGGTPYSHKNVGYPISLQGNFGSELTLTQLKVYANCSSEIAVTARDHSSSPQIVETSNVIIAVPHTPLAPRTNYTVWATGQYLSASKELRTFDLRWSFTTQ from the coding sequence GCGGCAACAGCTCGCAGCCTCCACAGCAAAGCAGTAACAATCTGTGTACCGAGATTCCCCCCAGTACCTCAAACGCCGTCATCCTCAAAGCCGCTGCGGGGCCAAGTGCCAATGGTTTTCAAAGTACTGGCGATAACATTGGCGACCTCAATCAATACACCAATGCCATCCGCGCCGAATTGAGCCTACCCGCACTCACCGTAGAGCCCGCATTAAACCTCTCCGCCGGGCAACACAGCAGCTATATGCAGCTCAATGAAATCCTCAGCCATGACGAAATACCGGGCAATATCGGCTTTACCGCTGCAACACCCTTTGAACGTATCCAACAGGTCTATGATCCGCCACTCAGTTTTAGTGGCGAAATCGCCAGCGCGATGAGCGGCTCGGGCACCTCAGCCAGTCGCGCCATCGCCGATTTATTTGACGCCCCACTGCACCGAGTCATCATGTTGAGTGAATATCTTGCCATGGGCAGTGGTTATGCAGTCAGTAGCAAAGGCGTAGCCTACAGCACACAGGATTTTGCCAACTACCGCGCGGGAATCAGCGATTTTGAGCTTGTGGCCTACCCCTACGCAGGGGCAACACAAATTCGCAGCTATTGGCAGGATAGTGAAACGCCCGACCCACTCGGCGGCACGCCTTATAGCCACAAAAACGTCGGTTACCCGATTAGCTTGCAAGGCAATTTTGGCAGCGAGCTCACGCTCACCCAATTGAAAGTCTATGCCAATTGCAGCAGTGAAATTGCAGTCACTGCGCGAGATCATAGCAGCAGCCCGCAGATTGTCGAAACCAGCAATGTCATCATTGCCGTACCGCATACACCGCTGGCGCCACGCACAAACTATACAGTTTGGGCCACCGGGCAATATTTAAGCGCCAGCAAAGAGCTGCGCACATTTGATTTACGCTGGTCATTTACGACGCAGTAA
- the phnD gene encoding phosphate/phosphite/phosphonate ABC transporter substrate-binding protein, with amino-acid sequence MLRRCLAILLLSCSAATYADLTVGLLTSRASEQTVEDWQPVLDDLAAATGQKVKGVVLTDHAELLRRLQSKEIQIARVDNKLALDAVEKANCEVFARLAITGGVSEYRSVMLVRKDSPIKNADQLLDMPKKLRYAGGKPGTTAEYLIPQYHLFMKRNVLSEQYFTQNMQVGTEDAFIALARKQVDVAVSNTVDLEQLKEKYPRDFSQMRVVWESPNFAFDPLIMRNDLPAAQKNTISQFFLDYGRKGANVAQAKQRLYYADQLSGFVRADNRTLRQVTDLQLFHDLFRLTFNNQLAADAKNAQQKAYYQRYNQLVGLLGGAK; translated from the coding sequence ATGTTACGCCGTTGCCTCGCGATTTTGTTGCTGAGTTGTTCTGCCGCGACTTATGCCGATCTCACCGTTGGTCTTTTAACATCGCGCGCTTCCGAGCAAACCGTTGAAGATTGGCAACCCGTACTGGATGATCTGGCCGCGGCCACGGGGCAAAAAGTGAAGGGCGTGGTGCTCACCGATCATGCTGAACTTTTACGCCGATTGCAAAGTAAAGAAATCCAAATTGCCCGCGTCGATAATAAATTGGCACTCGATGCGGTGGAAAAAGCCAATTGCGAGGTATTTGCCCGGCTGGCGATTACCGGTGGCGTGAGCGAATACCGCAGTGTGATGTTGGTGCGTAAAGATAGCCCGATTAAAAATGCAGATCAGCTGCTCGATATGCCGAAAAAGTTGCGCTACGCAGGCGGCAAACCAGGCACGACGGCCGAATACCTTATTCCGCAATATCATCTATTCATGAAGCGCAATGTACTCAGTGAGCAGTACTTTACGCAAAACATGCAAGTGGGGACGGAGGACGCATTTATTGCGCTGGCCCGCAAGCAAGTCGATGTGGCCGTGAGCAATACGGTGGACTTAGAACAGCTCAAAGAAAAATATCCGCGCGATTTTTCGCAAATGCGCGTGGTGTGGGAGTCGCCCAATTTTGCATTTGACCCGCTGATTATGCGCAATGATTTACCGGCAGCGCAAAAAAATACCATCAGCCAGTTTTTCCTCGATTATGGTCGTAAAGGCGCGAACGTAGCACAGGCTAAGCAGCGCTTGTATTACGCTGACCAGCTTTCAGGTTTTGTGCGGGCGGATAATCGCACCTTGCGCCAAGTGACTGATTTGCAATTGTTTCATGACTTATTTCGACTGACTTTTAATAATCAATTAGCGGCGGATGCCAAAAATGCGCAGCAAAAAGCCTACTACCAGCGCTACAACCAATTGGTGGGTTTGCTCGGCGGCGCTAAGTAA
- a CDS encoding imelysin family protein, producing MSTCFKQTTLSLCLLGAVLSGAAWAEEELKRIPAPEFVQAEMRGVLLPAQRKLAATSAELKQASINFCAAPDAANFGKLQAQYLNTLLAWRAIEVAPMGPSSEASVGRIMASDSAAPDKILTLAKDMPALPMVDGKALHESDTLPAWGIGLKTIESLLYTNKPEQSIKLLSTGKNCDYLQWQGQIVAYKSETLLRAWTGFSNGVGYDVSYPRQFQTEYLNRLVEGAREIAQQKVGLTPKSVWQDQLSGATAQGLMANVAGMRVLLLGADGGVGLDDFLISRGHQKIWDQVASKLARLEAVTRLTVDSRSEQTAQNIANAANALADVLEKDVAAALNIKIGKAK from the coding sequence ATGAGTACGTGCTTTAAACAAACGACGCTTTCTCTGTGCTTGCTCGGGGCTGTGCTGAGCGGCGCAGCGTGGGCGGAAGAAGAACTCAAACGCATTCCTGCGCCTGAATTTGTGCAGGCCGAAATGCGCGGTGTTTTGTTGCCTGCTCAGCGTAAATTGGCCGCGACCAGTGCCGAGCTGAAACAAGCGAGCATCAATTTTTGTGCGGCACCTGATGCCGCCAATTTTGGCAAACTTCAGGCGCAATACCTCAATACCTTGTTGGCTTGGCGTGCGATTGAAGTGGCGCCGATGGGGCCCAGTAGTGAAGCCTCGGTCGGGCGAATTATGGCCAGCGATAGCGCCGCACCCGATAAAATCCTGACCTTGGCGAAGGATATGCCAGCGCTGCCCATGGTCGATGGCAAGGCATTGCATGAGTCCGACACATTGCCTGCATGGGGTATTGGCTTAAAGACCATTGAATCTCTGCTCTATACTAATAAACCCGAGCAGAGTATCAAGTTGCTCAGCACGGGTAAAAACTGTGATTACCTGCAATGGCAAGGGCAGATTGTGGCTTATAAATCAGAAACCCTGCTGCGAGCTTGGACGGGTTTTAGCAATGGCGTCGGCTACGATGTCAGCTACCCGCGACAATTTCAGACTGAATACCTCAATCGCTTGGTCGAAGGCGCGCGTGAAATCGCGCAGCAAAAAGTGGGCTTGACCCCTAAATCGGTCTGGCAGGATCAGCTATCAGGTGCCACCGCGCAAGGCTTAATGGCCAATGTGGCGGGGATGCGGGTACTGCTGTTGGGGGCTGATGGCGGGGTGGGTCTGGATGACTTTCTGATTAGCCGTGGCCACCAGAAAATTTGGGATCAAGTCGCGAGCAAATTGGCGCGCCTCGAGGCCGTAACGCGGCTCACGGTAGATAGTCGCAGTGAACAAACAGCCCAAAATATCGCCAATGCGGCCAATGCGCTGGCTGATGTGTTGGAGAAAGACGTAGCTGCTGCGCTCAATATTAAAATAGGCAAAGCAAAATAA
- a CDS encoding tautomerase family protein: MPYINLRIAGELSREQKQKIVAEFTDTMVRIACKPAEYVVVAIDEKPEEDWGWGGKLLDEL, from the coding sequence ATGCCTTATATCAATTTGCGAATCGCCGGCGAATTAAGCCGCGAGCAAAAACAGAAAATCGTCGCCGAATTTACCGATACGATGGTGCGCATCGCCTGCAAACCCGCCGAATATGTCGTGGTAGCGATTGATGAAAAACCTGAGGAAGACTGGGGCTGGGGCGGCAAATTGCTCGACGAGCTTTGA